The window CCCGGGATaaaggggctgggaaaggcagagccGTGTTCATCCATGCCCTGGGCACGGCATGACCCGGGATaaaggggctgggaaaggcagagccGTGTTCATCCATCCCCTGGGCTCGTGGGCGGTGATCCCCGCGTCACTCATCGAGCTAATTAAGAGCTGATTAGCGATCAGCAGCTCCGGGGCAGGTCTCTGTGGTTGTGCATTTGCTTGCGGCACCGGAGCAGCACCAACTCAACCCCCCCAGCTCTGGCAAGGATAAGGGGATGCCGTCCCGAGCCCAAGCTGGACCGGGACCCCCGAGATGCGACGGGGAGGGCGAGAGGGGTGAGGAGGAGCCGGGACCTTGCACAAGCCGCCTTCAGCCTCGCCGAGCTGCTTCCCCGGCCGAGGAAGCTTTTCCCAAGTGTTTTCTTTGGCTTAGAAAATCCAACGTGCCCGGCAGCCCCCGGAGGTGGCTTTCGGGGCCGGGATGTGGCGTTCCAACCCTCCCGGAGCTGCAGCCTTGGCTGTACCTGCCCCGGGACACCAAATTGCGCCCAAATCCCTCCGGCAGCACCACGGGCCAGCTACGGCtgccaggggagggaaggagttTGGGAATTGCGGATCCCTGGCGCTGCCTCTGCCTGGAGCTCACCTCTGCAGGCCCCGAATGaggctgggggctcctgggtGCACATTTGGGGGGCTGAGAGCCTTGGGGCACCCCAATATTGcggcagggatgggcagaaggggctgagctgctgtgcctgtgttcacaggggtctgaggatgagggaagagatgaggctctgactccatgtttcaaaaagcttgatttattattttatgatatatgttatattaaaactatactaaaagaatagaagaaaggatttcatcagaaggctggctgagaatagaaaaagaaagaacgAATAACAAAagtttgtggctcggacagagagtccgagacagccGGACTGTGAtttgccattaattagaaacaaccacatgagaccaatcaaagattcacctgttgcattccacagcagcagataaccattggttgcattttgttcctgaagcttctcagcttctcaggaggaaaaatcctaaggaaaggattttttgtaAAACGTGTCTGTTTCAAAAAGGctgattgattattttatgatatatgtattatataaaaactgtactaaaagaatagaagaaaggattttcatctgaAGGCTTGAAGGAATAGAataggaatggaatgataataaaatcttgtgactgaccagagtccgaGACAGCCGGACTGTGATTGgacattaattagaaacaaccacacgagaccaatcacagatccacctgttgcattccacagccgCAGATAATCAATGGTTACATTTGGTtcttgaggcttctcaggagaaaaaaatcctaaaaaaaccccatttttcagaaaatatcatagcTACAAGCTGCCTGTCCCAACCCCGCTCAGCTGGCTTGGAAATCCAACCAGCTCCCAAACCATGATCAGAACTCCTGCAAAATCCTTGACAGCTCCCAgatcctgctcagccccagaaTTCGGTGTGAAAATCGCCTGATCTGTTCAATAAAACCAGCAGAGCATGGCTTCCCCTTCGGGTGGGACAaatccccccagcccctcaccacccCCACGACCCCAACTGACCCAAAATGTGCCCGAAACTGCCGAGTTCCTGTTTGGAAGCCGCTCCTGCCGGGGTTGGTACCTGCACACGAGGTCACCGGCGCTGGGTTTGTTGTTGTGAGCCCCGCCTTATCAGCGCCCTGGCGCTTCCCCGCTCCCCGAGCCTTCCTTCCGAGCCGATTGTTGATCCCGCAGTCTTGGCTGCgctggaaaaaaaggagatttccTGCAATTGTTTCGCAGGACTTGCAGCCCGATGCAAAATTTTCTGCCTatcagccccttccccagcgcCGGGGCAAGGCTTGAGCCCCGTGGCTTCCCCTGTCAGGCCGCAGGGCAATCAAGGCTCTGTGATTAATTGCTGCCCGGCCAGAGGTGCTTCTCTGGCGACATCCATCTCCCATCGGGCAGAGAGCTCAGCCTTCAGCCCTTCCCCACCGAACAAACCCCCGGGCTCGCCCTGATACGGAGGTGGCATCAGGGACAGCTTTGGTGTTTTTGTTATAACCCGACccctcagagctggggcaggaccTGGGGTGTATTTTCCCCATCCAGGCAGGATCCAACCTCTTATCTCAGCGTGGTGACAGTGGAGGGGACACTCAGGAAGCCTCGGGGACCCCCATCTATCGCCAGCAGGGGGGCTCTTTACAGACCACAAACGGGATGGGACTGCTGTGgaactgccttgagctgttttattttccagcatcggtctcattccatggttatgacaatgggaagatgccagcagctcacatccctgGCAGCAGACTAAGAAtttaatgttacaactcactttatgagcttcttgaccaatcacacaaagcaaaagcacattgacagtagctCTATCCAATCACCATAAGCAcacgtacctttggttaaaacaatgcttgcttatttcgaATACAATATTtacttgtaagccttaaagcacaacgcacagagctccattattaagcttagaacttcctaatatcttgctagataaacttttctgtagcttagagagttattctgacaagcgttaatacacaggccattgttctatttgtccttgcctTTCtacagttaaaataatttttctgctgaccaatctcatggctgctgcttggctctactcacagttctgctgcctctgggccctgccttttgcagctttccccaaaCCCTCTGATTCTGTTGATTCCCACACCATCCATCCCCAGGCACCTGCGGCTTCCACACCGACACCTCCTCGGCGCCTCCCCGGGTCCGTCCCCACCCTGCGGCGAAATCAAAGCGGAGCCGAGTCCCGGCGCTGGGAATGCCGTGAAATGTCCCCGCGCCGGGCTCAGGATGTCGCACCACGCCGCTCATTTCCTGCCCAGCCAGCGGCCACCAAGCCCACCCGAGCTCCGTGCCCAGAGGCGCCTGAGCTGCCGAGCCGAGAGGATCCCCCCGCTCCCGAGCAGCCCCAGCGCAGCCGCAGGTGAGGCAGCGCCGTCCCTGCTCCCTCCGTTCCTTCTGTCTGTCCTGTTTAGCGTCCATCTGTCCCCTCTCTCATCTGTCTGTCCTCTCTCCCATCTGTCTGTCCCCGGTCCTGTCTGTTCCTTCtcctgtccgtctgtcccatCTCCTATCCATCCGTCCCCTCTCCTGTTTGTCTGTCCCTTCTCCCGTttgtctgtccctgctcctgtctgCCTGTCCCTTCTCCTGTCCATCTGTCCCCTCTTCCATCTGTCCGTCCCCTCTCCTGTTTGTCTGTCCCTTCTCCCGTTTGTCTGTCCGTTCTCCTGTCCATCTGTCCCCTTTCCCAACTGTCCATTGCTTCTCCCGCTTGTCTGTCTCTGGTCCTGTCTGCCTGTCCCTTCtcctgtccgtctgtcccctTTAACATCCATCTGTCCTCTCTCCTATCCATCTGTCCCTTCTCCTgtttgtctgtccctgtctgcctGTTGTCCGTCCTGTCTGCTGTCCCTTCTCCTGTCcatctgtcccctctcccaccTGTCCATCCCTTCTCCTATttgtctgtccctgctcctgtctgCCTGTCTCTTCtcctgtccgtctgtcccctTCACCATCCATCTCTCCCCTCGCCCATCTCTCCGTCCCTTCtcctgtccgtctgtcccctCTCCCGTCCATCTGTCCTGCCtctcctcagccccagcagcctctcaggacctgcagggcagagagagGACGGGACGTTCAGGATccctgggggtggcagctccagcccgCCCTGGCTTTGGGGCCAGTGGGTGCCACAGGGGTGACACTCACGGGTGGCACCAGCTGCGGCTCGCTCCTGGCTTGCCAGGCTCCAAATGAAGCGGGAAAACCCCGCTGGGAGGGCAGAATCCCGCAGGATTCCCAAGGGAACGGCGGCTCCTGGGCACATTCCCGAGGGAgcggctgctccagcagcccgAGGCTGGACGGGCTCCGCAGCCTCTTCGCCGTGCTGGGATCGGGCTCTCACTTGGGGCATTTAGAGGATGTTCAGGTCTGCGTTTCCCTGAAATGTGTCATTTTGTCACCTACTCGGATGTCCCGATGGCTCCCGGCAGGGCGAGGGTGGCTGGAGAACGATCACGCCCCGAGGGCTCGGGTGGGAGCGGTGGCTTTCCcgctggagctgcctctgggacAGAGCCACCAACTCCTCTCTGTGTCCCAGGCCAagctctgggacaggggacagccacCAGAAGTAGTGATTTTCGTTTGTGGCTGGAATTTGTATGAGGGGATCACCTGGGTGGACACAGCATCTTTTGAGGGTTGATGTAGGGAGTCACCGTGGGAGTAAAAATGGGGTTGGAAGCTCCCAGAAGGACCTTTCTGAGCCCCACACAAGGGCTCTCTGTCTCAGcctgcccagctcagtgctctccctttccctgcagccaccaggaTGGCCGAGGTGACCACTGTCCCCATGGAGGCACACACTGTCCCGAGTGAGTATGGCGACTACCACAACCTGTCCGAGCTGTTCTACCTCCTGAACCACACCTACACCTACTGCGAGTTCAGCCTGGACGAGAACATCAAACGAGTGGTTCTCTTCATCCTCTACCTGGTCATCTTCGTGGTGGGCTTGGTGGAGAACCTCCTCGTCATCTGGGTCAACTGGCAGACACGGGGCACCAAGAGCTTGGTCAACCTGTACGTCATCAACATGGCCATCGCTGACCTGGGCGTGCTGCTCTCGCTGCCCATCTGGATGCTGGAGGTGATGCTGGATTACAcctggctctggggcagctTCCTCTGCCGCTTCACCCACTACTTCTACTTCGCCAACATGTACGCCagcatcttcttcctcaccTGCCTGAGCGTGGATCGCTACGTGACCCTGACCAGCTCCTCCCTCTTCTGGCAGCGGCACCAGCACCGCGCGCGCCACGCTGTCTGcgcctgctgctggctcctggccgCCGCCATCCCCGTGCTGGAGGTGGCCCACATGCAGCTGGTCAACACTGGGGAGCCCATCTGCATCTTCATGGCTCCTTTTGAGACCTACGACGAGTGGGCTCTGGCGGTCAGCCTGGCCACCACCACCGTCGG of the Molothrus aeneus isolate 106 chromosome 30, BPBGC_Maene_1.0, whole genome shotgun sequence genome contains:
- the GPR182 gene encoding G-protein coupled receptor 182, with product MSHHAAHFLPSQRPPSPPELRAQRRLSCRAERIPPLPSSPSAAAATRMAEVTTVPMEAHTVPSEYGDYHNLSELFYLLNHTYTYCEFSLDENIKRVVLFILYLVIFVVGLVENLLVIWVNWQTRGTKSLVNLYVINMAIADLGVLLSLPIWMLEVMLDYTWLWGSFLCRFTHYFYFANMYASIFFLTCLSVDRYVTLTSSSLFWQRHQHRARHAVCACCWLLAAAIPVLEVAHMQLVNTGEPICIFMAPFETYDEWALAVSLATTTVGFLIPFPIIAAFNVLTARFLRRAKPESRKHCLLIYAYIGVFLLSWLPFHVVLTLLTLEGNHIILHCTFAHLLYFFYDIIDCFTLLHCVVNPILYNFLSKNFRSKLISAVVKYIPKDHGGQKGAGNSSSSTQHSIVIAKDNSPPN